The stretch of DNA CGCCCTGACGGACGGCATCACCATCGAGCGGCTGACCGGCGCCGCCATCACCGAGGAGGCCTGGGACGCCTTCTTCGCCTTCTACATGGATACCGGCTCGCGCAAATGGGGCCGGCCCTATCTCAACCGTGCCTTCTATGCCGGGATCGGGGCCGACATGGCGGACCGCATCCTCCTGGTGATGGCACGCCGCGCCGGGCGCTATGTCGCCGGCGCCATCAACTTCATCGGCTCGGACACGCTCTACGGCCGCCATTGGGGCTGCATCGAGGATCATCCCTTCCTGCATTTCGAGGTCTGCTACCACCAGGCCATCGAATTCGCCATCGAACGCGGCCTCGCCCGGGTCGAAGCGGGAGCGCAGGGCGAGCATAAGCTCGCCCGCGGCTACCGACCCGTCACCACCTATTCGGCGCATTGGATCGCCGATCCCGGCCTGCGCCGCGCGGTCGAGCACTATCTGGAGCGGGAGCGCGAGCAGGTGGCCGAGATCCACGAGGCGCTGGAGGAGGCGGCACCCTTCCGCAAGGGCTGAGCCTGGCGCGACGCTCTTGTGAGACGGTGCGGCCTGTGACTTAATCATAATCCATGGATTAAGGAGATAAACATGGCCTTGCAGATCGGCGACATCGCCCCCGACTTCGAAGCGCAGACCACCCAGGGCCCGATCCGCTTCCACGAGTGGATCGAGGGATCCTGGGCTGTGCTGTTCTCGCACCCCAAGAACTTCACGCCGGTGTGCACCACCGAGCTCGGCTATACCGCGCGGCTCAAGCCCGAGTTCGACGCCCGCGGCGTGAAGGTCATCGGCCTCAGCGTCGACACGCTCGACAACCACGAGCCCTGGTCCAGGGACATCGAGGAGACGCAGGGCTACGCGCCCAACTTCCCGCTGATCGCCGACAGCGGCCGCACCATCGCCGGGCTCTACGGCATGATCCACCCCAATGCCAGCGACACGCTGACGGTGCGCTCGGTCTTCGTCATCGGGCCGGACAAGAAGGTGAAGCTCACCCTCAATTATCCCGCCAGCACCGGGCGCAATTTCGACGAGGTGCTGCGCGTCATCGACTCCCTGCAGCTCACCGCCAGGCACGGCGTCGCCACGCCGGTGAACTGGAAGCCCGGCGAGGACGTGATCATCGTGCCCTCGATCTCCGACGAAGCGGCGAAGGAGAAGTTCCCCGACGGCTGGACCACGCTGAAGCCCTATCTGCGGGTGGTGCCGCAGCCCGGCTCGCGCTGAGCTGCGCCCCGGGGCGAAACGCGTCTTGACGCCAGCCCCGGGGTCGCGACAGGTAGGCGGCGGAGGACCCGCCATGACCGCCGCCTACGACGACCAGAACATTTTCGCCAAGATCCTGCGCGGCGAGATCCCCTGCCACAAGGTCCACGAGGACGAGCAGACCCTCGCCTTCATGGACATCATGCCGATCGTCGACGGGCATTGCCTGGTGATCCCCAAGGCCCCGGCGCGCAACATCTTCGACGTCGGTCCGGAGAGCCTGGCGACCCTGGTGAAGGCGGCTCAGCTGGTCTCCAAGGCGGCCTGCAAGGCGTTCGGCGCCGACGGGCACGTGCTGCGCCTGCATTCGGAAGCTGCCGGCGGCCAGGAAGTGTTCCATATCCACTTCCACGTCCTGCCGATGAAGACCGGCGTGCCGGTCCGGCCTCGCGCCATGGCCGATCATGCGCTGCTGGCCGAGCACGCGGGCCTGATCCGCGCCGCCTTCTGAGCGCTCTCTCAGTCGTTGCGTGATCGCAAATAGCTTGTGAGATCGCCCGTCAACCGGTCCCAGTCGAGAGCCTCGCTCGTCCAGACGTGGAAGGTTGGAGGGATCGTGTTCGGGTTGTCCAAGCTCACTGTCATGACGTCGAGTTCGTCGGGTGTGTCGTCCCGGCGATAGGTCAGAGGAGACCCGCATCGACCGCAGAAGCTGCGGGTGACGCCGGGCGAAGAGGCGTAGTCGACCGGCGCGCCACGGGTGTAGCGAAAGCCTGCGGACGGCAGGCCAAAGAAGGGGAGCCGGGGCGCCGATGCAGCGCGCCGACAGGTCGCGCAGTGGCAGATGCCACTGCTGATCGGTTCACCCTCAGCGATATAGCGCACTGCGCCGCAGAGGCATCCGCCCTCCATCCATCCCTCCGGCGTTGGCCAATTCGACCATTTGACGCGACCAGCCTCATCATCGACGCATGAATCACGACCCGGCCGGACGCTACTTCAGTTTCCAGACGAGCCCTGAGCGCCGGCGGCGGGAATCCGCCGCCGGCAAGCAACTCTTTACCATCCTGCGCAATACTCCCACCAGTCGTGTAGGAGTTGCGTAACCATGCTGTTCGTCAGCGCCGTCAATGTCGCCCTCGGCTGGGGCTGGCATATCGCCTATCGCGCGAAGCATCACTGGTCGCTGAAGCGCGAGGGCGCGCTGATCGCCGCAGCTGCGGTGGCGCTGATCGGGACCGTCGATGCGCTGCGTTCGGCCCATCGACCGCAGGACCACGGCGCGCCCGCGATGTCGAGCCCGATCCTGGCACCGACCGCCGCCCTGACCGATTCCGCCACGCCGGTGGTGACCGCGGCCCAGCCGCTCGAGATCCAGCCGACGGACCAGGCGCCGGAAACCGTCGCGGCCACGCAGCCGCCGGCCGTGCCGCCGATGCCGGCGGCCTCGGCCGACGACGCCATCGGCCAGAAGATCCTCGAGCGTCTCGGCGACCCCGTCGCCACCGGATCGATCGCCCCGGCCGCGCCCGCCGACGGGCCGGAAGAGCTGGATCCCGTCGATGCCGCCACGCTGGTGAAGCCCGAGCCGCCCGCGCCGGCGCCCGCCAAGCCGGCCAAGGCGACGAAGCCGGCCAAGGTCACCGAGCGCCACAAGAAGAAAACGGAGCCCTGACAACCGTTTCCGCCGCCGGCGCGGGGCGAGTCGGACGTCCGCCCCCCGCGGCCATGCCGTTGATCCGGGGGATCGCCGGTGGCGCGACTGCAGCGCCCGAGGCGGAGGCAATGGGCGCAAATGCGCGTCGGTTACGCAGAACTTGTTGACGTGATTGACAAATAGTCTTGTCGCACTATGGTGCGCGGCATTCCGGTCTCCA from Labrys wisconsinensis encodes:
- a CDS encoding peroxiredoxin yields the protein MALQIGDIAPDFEAQTTQGPIRFHEWIEGSWAVLFSHPKNFTPVCTTELGYTARLKPEFDARGVKVIGLSVDTLDNHEPWSRDIEETQGYAPNFPLIADSGRTIAGLYGMIHPNASDTLTVRSVFVIGPDKKVKLTLNYPASTGRNFDEVLRVIDSLQLTARHGVATPVNWKPGEDVIIVPSISDEAAKEKFPDGWTTLKPYLRVVPQPGSR
- a CDS encoding GFA family protein, whose translation is MEGGCLCGAVRYIAEGEPISSGICHCATCRRAASAPRLPFFGLPSAGFRYTRGAPVDYASSPGVTRSFCGRCGSPLTYRRDDTPDELDVMTVSLDNPNTIPPTFHVWTSEALDWDRLTGDLTSYLRSRND
- a CDS encoding HIT domain-containing protein, with protein sequence MTAAYDDQNIFAKILRGEIPCHKVHEDEQTLAFMDIMPIVDGHCLVIPKAPARNIFDVGPESLATLVKAAQLVSKAACKAFGADGHVLRLHSEAAGGQEVFHIHFHVLPMKTGVPVRPRAMADHALLAEHAGLIRAAF